The window AAATTCACTAAATATTTGGAAACTCTCGATTGCATATTTATATTAGCTACATTGCCAACAGAAAGTGAATGTTGTTTCTGTTGGTGATTTCGCTGTTTAATGGGAGGTTAAAAGTCTGATTGATTTTGTAATCTGGAATGCGGCTTGTTTCTATATAACTTTATTTACAATTTGTGCTGCATGTTGGGGTCATATAGTCAGGAGGCATCTGTGATGGGTCCCAATACAGCGATTGCTTCAATCTCAACGAGTCCCCCCTGTAAAACAGAAAGTGAAGTTAAAATGAGGTATAAACACAGTACAGGTTTTTGATTATCCATATCCATTTTTATCTCAAGATGATCACTTAGAGTAAAGTAACGGCTGAACTCTCCCTAAGAAGTTAAATTTAtggttcagaaatcattctaatatgctgaccctgttcaaaagtttgcatacacttgattcttaatatttttttgttacctgaatgatccacagctgttttttttgtttagtgatagttgttcatgagtctcttatttgtcctgaacagttaaactgccctctgttcttcagaaaagtccttctggtccacaaattctttggtttttcatcatttttgtgtgtttgaaccctttccaacaatgactgtaggattttgagatccaccttttcacactgaggacaactgagggactcatatgcaactattacagaaggttcaaatgctcactaatgctccaaaaggaaacacaatgcatataGAGCCGGGGgggtaaaacatttttacatttgaaaatcagggtaaatgtaacttattttgtcttctgggaaacatgtatcttctgaagggcagtgctaaataaaaaaaaaaaaaagatatttaggcaaaataagaaaaatgtacacatcttcattctgttcaaaagttttcaccccctggctctcaatgcattattttccttctgaagcatcagtgagcgtttgaaccttctgtaatagttgcatatgagtccctcagttgtcttcagtgtgaaaagatggatctcaagattatacagtcattgttggaaagggttcaaatacacaaaaatgatgaaaaaccaaagaatttatgggatttttgtgaaaaagtggGCAGTgtaactgttgaggacaaacaaggcactcatgaacaactatcacttaacaaaaaacacagctatggatcattcaggtaacaaaacggtaataagaatcaagtgtatgtaaacttttgaacatcatTTTTAAATTCactattttttttctcctgtggactatatgtaaacgtctttaatgtgaaatatcttattcaggtcagtactgaatataaaataacatgcattttgtatgatccctcttattttggtaaaataattaacattttgcagattctacaaggtgtatgaaaacttttgacttcatctgtaGTCACCTGGTTCTCTTAGCAAACACCACTAACTAGTCTTCATTTAATACTTACTCTAGGCAGAGCAGCTACTTGATAGGCAGCTCTAGCTGGGAAATTGCTCTTGAAAacttaaaaagagaaaagaaagagaaattTAAAAATAAGCATCTTCATTTTACATAGCCGACTACAGCAGTTCTTGTGATATGAAAAACAGTCTCTTATGCCtgtgtatatacatatgtatCATTAATTGCATCATATGTTTTAAAGTAAGAGTATTTGTTGACGCTGCAGGTTTGCATGTCACATCATGGAAAGTTCTGTGTGGTAGGAGGCAGCGATGATGGGTTGTCCTCGTAAAGAGGAGGCTTTCGTTTCACAGAACTGCACTGTATCCCTTTACATGCAGACAGGATAGGATTACCCATCTGCATTGTATTCAAGAGGAAATACCCAGGGATGCACAGAGGCATCATTGTGTAACATTTGAATAATCAATAACTTGCATAAAGCATTACCACTAAAGTGCAGGATGGCAAGTCAAGTTATTTTAGGGAAGGTACATACAGAAAACACAAATGTCATGATTTGTTTTTAATTCCACAACAAAGGATACCTATGTCATTCCTAATTTTGAGGTTTTCTGTTACATGACTATTAAAACTGTAAGGGAAATCTGTGGTTGTATGTGAACATGATGTACAGTGGTAGATGATTCCACTGTGACTCATTTATTCATACTCACACTGCATGTAAACATCATTGACGTTATTGAAGTCATTTATGTCTGCCAACAGCACTGTGGTTTTGACAACTGGAAAAAAGTAGACTTTATTAAATTCCTGAACATTTGTAGGAAAGaattgaaggaatagttcactcacaaatgaaaatttgctgactaccagtcaaatgtttttgaacagtaagatttgtaatattttaaagtctcttctgcacaccaagtcgcatttatttgatccaaagtacagcaaaaacagtcaattttgcaatatttgtactattcacatgtaatttattcttgtgatcaatggtaaatctttagtgtcacatgatccttcagaaatcattctaatatgctgatttgctgttcaagaaagttttattattatcaatatttaaaacatatgagtacttttttcaggattctttgatgaatagaaagatccaaagataaataaaaagcttttgtaacataatacactataacattcaaaagcttggagtcagtatatttctttctttcttggggaaagaaaataaattaatacttttatttagcaaggatgctttaaattgatcaaaagtgatgataatgacatttatgatgttacaaaagatttctattttagataaatgctgttcgtctgaagtttctattcatcaaagaaacctgaaaaactcagctgtttacaataataatacatgttttttgagcagcaaatcaaaatattagaatgatttctgaagattcaTGTGACatagtaatgattctaaaaattcagctttgaaatcacagtattaaataaaaattttaaatattttcaaatagaaaacagtaaatagtaaaaatatgtacaaattgtattgtttttgctgtactttggatcaaataaatgcaggctttgtgagcagaagagactttaaaaaacatttaaaaatcttagtgttcaaaaacttgactggtagtgtattctcAGGTCAATGGAGATGTAGAtgtagagtttgtttcttcatcagaacaaatttggagaaatttagcaaaacatcacttgctcactaatggatcttCTGCAGTAAATAGAtgccgtcaaaataaaagttcaaacaactattaaaaacatcacaataagatTCCTGTCTataaatgaatgtcttgtgaagaaaaaagctgcatgtttaaaggggtcatcagatgcccattttccacaagttcatatgattctttagggtcttaatgaaaagtctctaatatactttggttaaaaattctcaatagtgtaaaaaacaccttgtcaaaatcagctctgcaaaatatcagccctttaaatgcaaatgagttctgctcgccccaccccgcccctctctgctgagggattaggagctgtaatgtttactttagccgcatttagcctcgtttatcggcgaaacttgccaacaagcacattattaagaaaggccatttgcaaagatgcataaaaaacccttatactcacttctgctgtgagtgaagctgcatcacaaatgattcgcacgaacatagatgcatatgtgcgctttccatttaaaaacgaaagtaacgttgtcctctgccacttaagcagctcagatgtcgggagtaaatgatgactgccatgttcattattacatccaacaacagaacacctcaaatcgctcaattagagtcttcctctgcaccggagtcacacaatggcgatcatattcagactgtttcagctcggtgagggcagatctaaggtaagacgctcatgtcaatcaactgtgtttcgtcacaacgacaagaagctgagaatgacctgattttatattacttttaaagattaaaaaaaacaccaCTGGGTGGATTCATCATTGTACAGtgattgtgtacacaaactgccaacacacattaatgttcaatcaacatgtaaaagttagttttgcatccgacgacccctttaaaagaaacaaatccatcaagacatttttaacttcaaaccattgcttcggGTTCACTTTTGCAATGCAGCATACATCTTggaagtacattttcagcaaattttaatttttgggtgaactatttaaaataatatttaagcaAGTGATGTTTAATGATTTACCATTTTCATATCCACATCCAGCAGCTTTCAGAATCTCCCCCATGTTAGTGAGCGCCTTTGAGgttgtaatgaaaaaaaaaacacagaaatgtGACTACTTTgtgtaattaaactttataatttgtgtattaaagtcaacatgaaatccaaaCTGACTATATTTAGATGTAttagaaatacaatttataatacATGATTGCAAATGAatcatttattccaaaatatcttaatcaaAATGTCAATAATTATTTAAGGGCCACTGTGTGCGTTTTGTCACCTGCTTGGCCTGAGCCTGCACTCCACCTGCCACCAACTGTCCACTTATATCCATGCCGATCTGTCCTGAGATGTACATCGTGCGGTCCACCACAACAGCCTGGCTGAAAGTAGTATTAATAATGAATTAACTATTGATTGAACTCTAAATTTGTAAGGAATAAGGATGTTTTACTCATACAGGTTACAATGCATTGTGGGAAATGTTGTCCTTCTCTGCCTTCTGCTGGCACAACGAGTGCACTGCAGTTATAACTAACCCAAAAGCCAATGAAGTTTAAGGTAGCTCACGGTAAAATTTAGATATTATTATTCATGAATGTTATATAAACTAAAATATCATTGTATAGCATTGTAGCACCAAGATCAAGTATAGCTAAGTTCAGCTTGAGATCACAGTCCAAGATAACGTCAAGTCCAAGTTAATATTTGTCTAATGCAAGACAAGTTTACATAATGCAAACTTTAATTCCAGTTGTTTGAGCACAAGGTTTGCACAGCTGCAAGAAAACTAAAGATCATAGGTCAGCTCTTGTCACTATTAATTTATGATGGTTTAAATTATGCAATCAGCTAAACATAAAGTATATATATTACAGAATATATGCAAAAAATGACAATTAAGTGACAGAAATACTTTTCCAAAGCCATTTTTAAACATAACCACACTGTTAACCACCAGTTGAACTCTGTTCAAGTCAATAAACACCTCCTCCTTACTGTTTATTGGTTGAAACACTAACACCCCTATTGTAACCACTTTCAAgtgcattttatgcaaaaaaagtaaacattaaattaattaaaacaataaataaataaaagcgctTACATATGAAAATGCTAAatagttttatattattttatataagagTTTTATATTGGGGGTTAAAGATGATAAAACGGTGGTATTATGGACcgttaaataaatgttattataatgcatgcatgcataaaatCCCTATTTCACCATTTATAACACTTTAGAATCGAAATGTTATTGTTCTGCAGCATTGAAGCGATTAAGAAGATTCTTACCTGTATACGCCCTTAATAATAGGGGCTTTAGGTGTGTATATGATTTTTCTCTGAATAGAAGCCATCTCGTTTAACAGTTTATGAAAAGTAACGTTAAGTCTCACCAAATCTCCTGCACAAAGTTGCTGAGTGCGTTTTAGGACGCTTTTTTAAGACACGCCCCGAACAAATATTACACAACCGTTCAAGTTTTTTGTTGGTCAGTGCTGACGGTTAAATGCATAACTGGTGATGCTTTAGGTAAAAATTACACTTAAGCATATGCTAGAGCACATCACGTGTGCGTTTGTTGCGGAGTGTAAACATGACTGGTCAGTAGACAGACTCTCACCTGTAGGGCCCGATGGCGGCTGGAGCAGCTGCAGTGTGAATGATCTTCCTAATAATCGCAGACATCTCTGAACACGGAGATCCAAAGGAGAAAAGTGAGGGACCACTGTAGGTAAACTTCTGGTTGAGTTAATGAATGAGTGCAAAGCAGGTTTGTAGGGATTCACTTCCAGTAGGCGTCTGCGATTTCTACCATAACGACCCACATATAGAGACATTACACGTGTATTTACGACGTTACTCAATAGCATGTCGCACAATATGTAACTATATTTGGGAAAAATCAAGTAAATGAATGGTAGGTAGAACAAACACGGTTGAATCAAGCTGATTCAGGTCTATATGCATAAATATAACAGTTAGCACTTAGCAACATAAATCAGAGCTCCGTGTATTAGAGTGATTACGGTAATTCGTGTAACCAGTCAGTACCTTTTTTACGGTTTGTATatacaatttaataaataatagctTAATTATTGTAGTTTTAAAAGTCATAGTTTatgttatttagtttagttttgaaaAAGCTTTGTATTTTGAAATTATACTTACATTTGTTCCTAAACAACTTCTATCtgagaaaatattttaaagctGAGAAAAAATAGAGCATCACTGGTGGCTTCTGCGTGCCACTTTtgttagctgtacaaaacagcttgttttgctgcttgatattgcaaattggcatCTTACCATAgtaatttaatgtattatcttaattatgattaCACTGGTTTGAAGTGAaaatagttttactgtttactagACATTGTTATTTTTCTAGTTATTTCCCTTCAGGACGCATCATCAATCGGCATTCGGCCATATtagcggcactgaacgtaaacaatggcactgactGAACTGAAGGAAGggatatttagctgattattgctgctgaaaatgctcagttattattattttttagtgcTGCTCTAATCagttggaccaggaaaaacatttggaatactatagactgacaaaagttataacaaatcaaggaaacgagtgcaaaaaactgtctgaggaacaaaaggtatTTATGGAACTGAAGCAGTATTTCCAGGGcaggaatcttgacaacattcgtgtttgttcttatcatttccagtaaGGTAGGTGTATTATATTAgcctaatatcttaattattactgCCCGTATGTGTATTATTTACCACCTATTCACTTTAGGTTACCAAAAACATTgtaccctttcctgcttacttagtccttctctatatgatttagcagcttccactttTTTCCcgtagtttagacagcataaattagcagaacaatgtatttcgTAGTacaaccgtgcaatccatgctgttgtttacatccgagtattgccaCGCATtggggtaactgaccaaaccgtgacgtaagtgcggaagtctcacccatacttctgcgttaaagaataaggtggataacaaTATTAAATATACCATTGTTAAATAAGTCCACATGGTGTTTAAGGAGACAAGTAACAGACCTTTATTCAAAAACTCTATGcagagtgcaaaaaaaataacatacaatatGAATAATGCACAATAAATTAGAGTGTTCAGTAAAAATGTGCCTATGTAAATGTCAGAGTATGAAATAAACtgatataactcacaactgcaggAAATGTAAGGCAATGGTAACATCCCTAACTATCGCATGAataagtttttgaaaaaaaaaaaaaaaaaaa of the Garra rufa chromosome 17, GarRuf1.0, whole genome shotgun sequence genome contains:
- the rida gene encoding 2-iminobutanoate/2-iminopropanoate deaminase isoform X2, whose translation is MSAIIRKIIHTAAAPAAIGPYSQAVVVDRTMYISGQIGMDISGQLVAGGVQAQAKQALTNMGEILKAAGCGYENVVKTTVLLADINDFNNVNDVYMQFFKSNFPARAAYQVAALPRGGLVEIEAIAVLGPITDAS
- the rida gene encoding 2-iminobutanoate/2-iminopropanoate deaminase isoform X1, with protein sequence MASIQRKIIYTPKAPIIKGVYSQAVVVDRTMYISGQIGMDISGQLVAGGVQAQAKQALTNMGEILKAAGCGYENVVKTTVLLADINDFNNVNDVYMQFFKSNFPARAAYQVAALPRGGLVEIEAIAVLGPITDAS